The nucleotide window AATGGAAGGGGAAAGATGTGTAAAGCTTGATCTCCTTCCTCATTGAGTAAACCGTTCGTTCATTACTCGTATTGACTGGGCAACTAACCCAAATGAAACGAATGAACAGCAAAGTACTATCACAGTGAAGATTATTAAACGTAAGAAAATATGTTCTTCCTAATTGAAGGGTTTTGGGATCTCATGAATACGTATACTCTGGCAACTAAATATGGATATGAAAGCATCATATCCTTGACACGTACCTACCCTCTTGAACGCGCACACGCGCACAtacttcttctctctttttatgattttatcgCTCTCGCCCGAGTGTGCTCTATAAATACCTTGGTCAATCTGCCATGTTTCCGTATCACTTGTGAAACCATCAAAGCCTGCGCACCACTTTACACCAAGAGATTTTCTGTGTCTTGTCATACTCTGTTCCATCAAGTTCTGCCACTTCTTAACATAGGGGAGGGGAAATGGTAAAAAATCACATGCAACGCCAGTTTGACATGAAGAGGTCCCTCCTTGATCAGGTTCTGCTCACACTTCCTGCATGCACTagattatatacatacatatacgtACATACGTGTTCATTGCTCAACCAGACAACGGACTCTGTTTTCCCAAAAGCAGTGAGCTTTTTAAGGATTCGCAggaatgggttttttttttttttttttcgattccTATTTCCCCCCCTTTGCTTTGTCACCTTATTGCTTTCTGTAAACAGAAAATGGTTTCTAAAAGCCCTAGAATGATTTTCTAATGTGATTGCTTTGACTCTGAGTCCAATAAATTACTCCTATATTTGGACCATAGCCTAAATTAATCAAACCTTATGCAGTGGGCTAAGCTTAAGGTAGAAGAGTCAAATTAGTGGTGCTTAACTTGACCATGCTAGTGGTAGGCCTACCACGTACTGCTCTCTTTCTCGAAGCACTGAATATTTACCATTTCAATAAGGTTGAGTGCTTTTCAGCGAATTTGCACGAATTCTTCACCAAGAAACTGCATTAAATGAACATTTACATCTCTCACTTTGGGCACTTAAATTCGTGTAAGAACTTGatgggatttattttttttcacctaTGCGTGCAACggtaattataaattgaaaaaaagaggTGACTTGGCCAGTCAGATGACAATGAAATGCTGCAGGGGTACCTTGATGAGCAATTTATACAGCTTGAGGAGTTAGAAGATGATGACAACCCTAATTTCGTAGAGGAGATGGTGACAACATTCTATAATAATTCTGCTAGACTGCTACAAAACATTGAACAGGCACTGTGCGTGGATTAATGTTCTTGCTTCTATTGTATTTTGTCattgttttcatatttattaatgaTCTATATATGCAGGGTTAGTCGGCCTATTGATTTCACCAAGCTGGACAATTATATGCACAGATTCAAGGGTAGTAGCTCAAGGTAATGATTCAAATGGTTCATAGTTTAAAGGGAATTGGTGTTTAAAGCAGGGAAAATGCAGCCCTGCTCACCCAACATAAACATATACTTTCAGCTCCCAGCATTTGTTCGAGACAACCACCCATTTAAAAGAAAGTGGAACACATCGAAAGAGATCCATCCACTTGTATTTATAACACAGATCTTAAATCAGTGGATCAAGAAACagaaattagtatatatatagcttgacCTTAGTGATATGGAAGTGGCACTCCATGATTCgtctcaaactttttttttttaacaaaagaacAACTTCATTTATCAACCTCTATTAAGACCGGAGTAAGGTTCTGACAGCAATGCTCCCAAAATCATGGATTGTGATTCAAGCAACATCAAGTCAACAAAATATACTGAGGAAACAGAGGATATCATGAAACATCATCCTCCACACTGACAGACCAGCTGCTGTGTTTTTAGAAGTTTTGGTTGTACTTGCTAACATGCTTaacttctcaaaaataaaacagCTGGCCTATCGGTGTGGAGGATTATGTTGCACGATATCCTCCCATGTTTTCTCAGtatattttgttcttgaatCATGAATCATGATTCTTCTCATACTCGATTTGATATGTTTACTTAGATCATCTACAAACTTCCATATAAAGTAATGCATTCACTTGTTAAGTTTTTAAGACTAGTGGTgatttaatatagtattagaacGGAAGTACTGAATTTGAACATTGGCTCCATGCTTTATGTCATGTACTGAGTCTATTTATTAAGAGAGAATCTAATCCACAAGTGTGGAAGAGtgttaaaaaactaaaattaaatgattaaactTAATTCTCATTAGCTCAAATTGTTAAACGAAGTGGTCGTCTAACAACTATTGGATGATTTGTTTTGCAGCATAGGAGCTACAAGAGTGAAGAAAGAATGCACAATATTCACGGAATACTGCAAAAAAGCCAATGCAGAAGGGTAATTTATTCACAGTACCATCCTAGCTTTGCTCTTTTGAACTTACAACTCAGATTGATATATACGCGGCATCGGTTCCTTGAAAAGGATTTTATATTTCTTAGATTTTTACATTCCCCATATCCAGATGCATTAGGACATTCCTACAAGTCAAACAAGAACATGCATGTTTGAGAAGGAAGCTGGAAACTTACTTTCAGGTATCTGTCCTGTCCTGTCCGGTGTGTGTTCTTTATCCTGGCTAGCTCTTTGCTCTTCCTTATATTTGCTTGCTATTTGTGCTTATAACATTAATTTAGTTGGGAAGACAAGCTGCTGGACCATCTGCAAATGCAGGAGGTCAAGTCGGATGATGATTATATGGACACACATTAACGATCCCTCATTTCCGGAGTcatatatacttcatatatatatatatatatatatgaacagaaGTCCGTGTTACTgagtaaaacaaaagaattttgCAGTGTTTGGATGTCGTAGAGGCagtattattaataatgtcttGAAATCTAGATCCTGTACAAATAAAACAAGTTCGCTTGTCTATCTATATGGTTTATGTTTGCTTGTATTGTCTCGTCTGTgcgtgtgtgtgagagagagagagcaatatGTTTTAAAACACCAATATGTTGGGCATTGGATCAACTGAAAGCACCAAAAGCtgaaaataatcataaatatattacaGTTGATCAGGAAAGCAAGGGAAAGTTTGCATGAGCCGGTGtttctttcctctttccttCCGACGTTAGCTAGATAACCTAACTTTGATTTTTGAATCATGTGGAACCGATAAAAAAGACTAAACTATAGATCGGGACCTACCAATTTGTCTAGTTTGAAAATAAGAACGAAGGGAAGAATTCTAGAAAAGTACTAAATTTACTAACGTTGAACAGTCTTAAAGGTATCCAAGttctctttattcttttttaaacaagtaGAGTTATCATAAAAAGAATTAGGTCATGttttaattgagaaattatctcaacttatcattataattttattaaatttttatacaaaatataataaattttttaatttttttaaattttaaaataataataatattaaaatataatattttattcaaattttaatttttatctaaaattatttcatcacatCTAAACAaggcttaatttttttttacgtagactctagatttttttatttctttaatgagaatgcacaaaatttatatattttaaaactgtatAAATTATACTAAAACACCCCAAAAAAATAGCCAGTATTTAAACGCAAAGGAGGTAAATTacaattcatcattttcttcagtttagTCAAAACCACTATGATTTTTTTAGCACCAACTTAGTAACACAAAACGTATTGCTTCAATAACAAGTGGATCAAAGTTGGATAAACAGTAtagataagatattttgttgaaagttgaataaaatatgaatataattttttagtattatttttattttaaaattttaaaaaattaaattatttattatgtttttatattaatatttaaaaaaattataataataaaatgagacgTGTTATATATCCAAATCCACATATCTTTTAGACGTTTGACTACTGAGTAAAATATTATCAGTCAAAAAACAAACCACATTGTCGTATAGAGAAATCAAATTCCGGCGAAAGggaatataaaaaaagaaaataaagaaaccgAAAAGGTGTAAACTTCCAGTTACTTTCCATTATTTGCGAACCATCGAACTTGGTACATTTCTTTGTTTTCCACTACATGCTCATCGTCCCAAATGGATTGACTTCAggcatcacttttttttaaagtaatttttgaCTGGAGATCGAGCTTGGAGCTGATCATCTGGGTCACTGGTATTTCCCAAATTCTACCCACTCATATATAGATCAGTACACAGCAATGGACCAAacatatgttttttaatagataaatattttaatcacaaaaaaattataaaaaagtaaatttataaattgatgtagctCAATACAGTACGTCAgattatagaattatttttattgaaaagtagatttaacggatCACATGAACCttcatcaatttgtaaatttatttacgtATACTCTCTTTGTATATGTAACActtctctttttaatattcataaaccaagataaatacaacaatattagaccagaaatattttgttatggttTCCTCTCAGATATCAAAgccacccatatatatatatatatatatatatatatatatatatccgctagctagcttaattacAGCTAGCTTTCTTCCATAGAAAATAAATCCAACCACCATATTGACAACCCCACAATTAgtatctttcatttttatttttaaatttataagttcAACACGTGCTTAATATCGATGGTCACATCAAGATCACGATCTTCACTCTTCATACCATAAGTAGGACTATTCAAACTCACGAGCATTTGGCTTGGATCTTCTCTCACGGCATAATATCGATGGTCACATCAAGATCACGATCTTCACTCTTCATACCATAAGTAGGACTATTCAAACTCACGAGCATTTGGCTTGGATCTTCTCTCACGGCATAATATCGATGGTCACATCAAGATCACGATCTTCACTCTTCATACCATAAGTAGGACTATTCAAACTCACGAGCATTTGGCTTGGATCTTCTCTCACGGCAGCTCAAACTTCCAACTTTTGGAGGTTTTCTTTCCGACATTAACGTTAAGACTCTTCATGCAACTACTAAAGTAGTTTTGAAGGGGGAATAGGCTCTATAAACTATCTTCCATAAAGACCAACGAGCTGTAGTACTACGTAAGTCGACGCTCCTATTGCCGAATTGTCAAAAGTGTTGCCCAACAAACCAAAGACACTGTTTTATATTAGGACTTGCTATTGATCTAGATCATCTTTTGACCCAGAACGGATGGAGAAAGAAATTGATCATGGCCAAGATCCACGCATTCTCCAATTCCAGAAGTAGCTAGCTTCtgaatattattgaaataaacaTATTGTTTATATCCAACACTAATATCTATTGACTGTTTTAAGAGTTTGTTTCGGAACACTATTGTTCTTAAATattctcaattaattatttcactcttattaataaactatttcactattatttacagatattttgatatattcttaatatccaGACAAGTCtaataatattacttaaaaGTTATGTACaagcaataataaatattatgaaatttacttTAAACGTctatttctatcattttaaaGCTCTCAacaatttaatgaaaattatattatgataattgatatcataaactattaaattttgatattttacagCAATATTGGTTAAGATCTAACCAGGAATATTAGATCGCATAACTCAAAATTGATGATTTAATGCgtcaattattaattttaataatttaagatgcatattaagaaaaaaaaggtaataattcaataatgaaaagaatataattttgctCATATTTTATTACATCTTGGACCGACGGCAATGTTATATAGTATAAAGATGTTCATAATGATCTTTCATTTCCTAATCTGCCCCTATGAAATTGGATAAGTGTGCACTACCAGTACGTGCAGGTATTAGCTTCTGCCTTCTAGAACGCGCGACGGATTCAATCAGAACTGCGGCGGCTTTAGCTGTATTGCCATCTacttcgattttttttaaatttttctgttGCCAcgaatcacaacaaaaatttaCAGTTCATGACCGTTACGACGGAGTTAGTACAAATtataatctgtttttttttttttttttatctattttattattttcttttttattgttaattaaaaaataaataaagttcaTTTTTTGGACGTCTGTATGTAAAGGTTGAGTTATCTCTTTCTATAAACGATAATGTTGAGTATTTATTTAGACAGAAAGTATTATCTTTTAAATGTTTATCTGTAGAgattattaataatagtaaaaatcagactagtcacaaaaaaaaaatagtgtactAATAGAATTTCAAAtacaacattttaatttaaaatatcatatttgatATGAAAACTTTCAGGATGTATCCGatcatgaatataaatttttttgacaaataaatgatgagaatttttccttaaaaaaacattattcttatccatttatttataaataggcAATATACTCGATTAAACATATCCTataatttaaatcctcaaaGAACAAAATTACTGAATTTCATGTagaagaatataaattaaaagttgaatgtCTTTGAAAAGGAAATGCTGTTTGTTTTTAGTTTACCATGGATGGATTTGTAAGGAATTTTCAAATGTATGCCTTTAGTTTGACTGCATTTCCATTAGCAGCCAATAACTTTTGGGGTGACAAGTGGGATCCATTGATATATGGCCACGTCACACTCAAATTACATCTTAAATCCCCACGAGGCAACAAAACCTCTTCCGTACTCCATATATGAATTTTGACCGTTTGTTTCCCTCCCTTTTCCCGGCAACGGATTCCGATGCGAACTAAACCCGCGCTCCAAATGCCGCAACTACCCCTATCGTTCCCCCAAACTCCgctcctcctcttccttctcctcctcataCCCCTCCATGTAAATTCTCAATCGGAAAACACCGTCCTCCTCAACCTTAGACAGCAGTGGGGCAACCCACTGTCCATCCAGTCCTGGAACTCCTCATCCTCACCGTGCGATTGGCCTGAGATCAACTGCACCGATGGCGCTGTCACCGGGATTATCCTCCGCGAGAAGAACATCACCGAGAAGATACCGGGATCGATTTGCGACCTCAAGAACCTCGCTATCCTCGTCCTCGCCTCTAATTACATCCCCGGAGAGTTTCCTAGAGTCCTATACAATTGCTCCAAGCTCCAAACTCTTGATCTCTCCCAGAACTATTTCGTCGGTGCAATCCCGGAAGACATCGACCTGATTCCGACTCTCCGGTACTTAGACCTCAGCGCGAACAATTTCTCCGGCGATATCCCCGTCGCCATCGGGAAGCTGCCGGAGCTACAAACCTTGTACCTCCATGAAAACTTGTTTAACGGCACGTTCCCGAAAGAAATTGGGAACTTGTCCAATCTCGAAGTTTTGGGCATGGCGTACAATGAAAAGTTGGTGCCTGCGCCGATACCACCAGAGTTTGGAGGGTTGAGGAAGATGAAGTTTTTGTGGATGAAGCAGACGAATTTGATCGGCGAAATACCGGAAAACATCTCCGGTCTTTTGAGCCTCGAGCACTTGGATTTGTCAAGGAACAATTTGGCAGGTGCCATTCCTAGTAGATTGTT belongs to Juglans regia cultivar Chandler chromosome 8, Walnut 2.0, whole genome shotgun sequence and includes:
- the LOC109003726 gene encoding histidine-containing phosphotransfer protein 4-like, whose amino-acid sequence is MVKNHMQRQFDMKRSLLDQGYLDEQFIQLEELEDDDNPNFVEEMVTTFYNNSARLLQNIEQALVSRPIDFTKLDNYMHRFKGSSSSIGATRVKKECTIFTEYCKKANAEGCIRTFLQVKQEHACLRRKLETYFQLGRQAAGPSANAGGQVG